The Paeniglutamicibacter sulfureus genome includes a region encoding these proteins:
- a CDS encoding ATP-binding cassette domain-containing protein has product MQHPTPIVIDRLGFSWPNGGTVFDDVSTTFMRGTTGLIGPNGSGKSTLLRLIAGELEPTRGTIHTDARLSYLAQDIVLDTKRSVASLMGITDTLAALHRILDNTSEDLARDMDLVGNDWDLEERSAALLDGYLNSAVTPEFLQRTVGNLSGGETMAVALAGIEIRGGGITLLDEPTNNLDRAARHRLYDMVGQFAGTMLVSTHDKTLLKMLDSLAELRPVNVRALRAEKIDLVRFGDWDSREESLGHERDSAERLLADARRKLAVEKRQSREAETKIARRSKQGQKAAESMPKILSNALRNKAEVSAAKNRGIMKSHEADARAEFEDARNRLPVELRIGIDLPRTRVPAGRSVFELPVAEISRGIVLEHGEPLTGDSVLGIWGPERIALVGGNGVGKTTLMDALAMRSRVPVGFLRQRLSAAEEQDWAGLRNRMSMLENLRLAAPGVEPGILREQLAAFHFRGSRVDEPVSQLSGGERFRVALAMILLANPAPQLLLLDEPTNNLDMVTVEQLLSALESYGGAMVVASHDEDFLAALATDREWEMRRGAMSPGA; this is encoded by the coding sequence ATGCAGCACCCAACCCCCATCGTCATTGACCGCCTCGGCTTTTCCTGGCCAAATGGCGGAACAGTTTTCGACGATGTCTCAACGACATTCATGCGAGGGACCACGGGCCTGATCGGACCCAACGGCTCAGGCAAGTCCACGCTGCTGCGGCTGATCGCCGGGGAGCTCGAACCCACCCGCGGCACCATCCACACGGACGCACGGTTGTCCTACCTTGCGCAGGACATTGTGCTGGACACCAAGCGCAGTGTCGCAAGCCTGATGGGCATCACCGACACCCTGGCTGCGCTCCACCGCATCCTGGACAACACCAGCGAAGACCTGGCCCGGGACATGGACCTGGTCGGCAACGACTGGGATCTTGAGGAACGGTCCGCGGCCCTGCTGGACGGCTACCTGAACTCAGCGGTCACCCCCGAATTCCTGCAACGCACCGTAGGCAACCTCTCCGGCGGGGAAACCATGGCAGTTGCGCTTGCCGGCATCGAAATCCGCGGTGGCGGAATCACCTTGCTCGACGAGCCGACCAACAACCTTGACCGGGCCGCCCGCCACCGGCTCTACGACATGGTGGGTCAATTCGCCGGGACCATGCTGGTTTCCACCCACGACAAGACCCTGTTGAAGATGCTCGATTCCCTGGCGGAGCTGCGTCCGGTCAACGTGCGTGCCCTGCGTGCCGAGAAAATAGATCTCGTGCGCTTCGGGGACTGGGATTCCAGGGAAGAGTCGCTGGGTCACGAACGTGACAGCGCGGAACGGTTGCTCGCCGATGCCCGACGCAAGCTCGCGGTTGAGAAACGGCAGAGCCGCGAGGCGGAGACCAAGATTGCCCGGCGGTCCAAACAAGGGCAAAAGGCTGCGGAGTCCATGCCAAAGATCCTGTCCAACGCCCTGCGCAACAAGGCCGAGGTCTCGGCGGCAAAGAACCGAGGCATCATGAAGTCGCACGAGGCCGACGCGCGCGCGGAATTCGAAGATGCCCGCAACAGGCTGCCGGTGGAATTGAGGATCGGAATCGATTTGCCCCGGACCCGCGTCCCCGCCGGACGCAGCGTATTCGAATTACCGGTTGCCGAAATCTCCCGAGGTATCGTGCTCGAACACGGCGAGCCCCTGACCGGAGACTCGGTACTTGGAATCTGGGGCCCGGAACGCATCGCCCTTGTCGGAGGCAACGGGGTAGGGAAGACCACGTTGATGGACGCGTTGGCGATGCGATCGAGGGTGCCGGTTGGATTCCTGCGCCAGAGGCTTTCAGCCGCCGAAGAGCAGGATTGGGCAGGGCTCAGGAACCGAATGAGCATGCTGGAGAACCTCCGGCTTGCGGCTCCGGGCGTGGAACCGGGGATCCTGCGGGAACAACTGGCGGCCTTTCATTTCCGCGGCAGCAGGGTCGATGAGCCGGTGTCCCAGTTGTCGGGCGGCGAGAGGTTTCGAGTCGCGCTGGCGATGATCTTACTGGCCAATCCCGCGCCGCAATTGCTGCTGCTCGACGAGCCAACGAACAACCTGGACATGGTCACCGTTGAGCAGCTGCTGTCGGCCCTGGAGTCATACGGCGGCGCCATGGTTGTGGCCAGCCACGACGAGGATTTCCTCGCCGCGCTGGCCACGGACCGTGAGTGGGAAATGCGGCGCGGTGCTATGTCGCCGGGCGCATGA
- a CDS encoding integrase catalytic domain-containing protein, translating into MHTRRELVSGFAAEYAKGTKGQKGVMLDYLCASTGWSRANARRRLATELRKPARGIPKPLPRRRPRKYGPAALKLLERIWTLSGEPCGKYLAPIMADELERLERFDELGTVAGLLTDEVRDELLSMSASTMDRYLKPLRAARYPSALSSTKPGAMLRSEIPVRWSGTPMEQEPGFFEIDTVAHCGHSLKGEFLYSITLTDVFTGWTVNTCVKNRAHSHVVAGVDLLVRSLPYPMRALDFDNGGEFINTQLIEWAQERNIDLTRARAYKHNDNAHVEQRNRDWVRRHAFRFRYEGPEEMALLNELWALVNQRKNHLLPMVKANGYGTARSGRRKRTYDRPRTAYQRIMDLEAMDPEHAKALAGIHGDLNPAAITRRINAIQNHLINRAKMRAQSGDALFGEQIS; encoded by the coding sequence ATGCACACCCGGCGAGAGCTCGTCAGCGGCTTCGCCGCCGAGTATGCGAAAGGGACCAAGGGACAGAAGGGCGTGATGCTCGACTACCTGTGCGCATCGACCGGCTGGTCAAGGGCCAACGCCCGCCGGCGTCTGGCCACGGAACTGCGTAAGCCCGCACGCGGGATTCCGAAGCCCCTGCCGCGGCGCAGGCCCCGCAAGTACGGGCCGGCGGCCCTCAAGCTCCTGGAACGAATCTGGACGCTTTCCGGAGAGCCCTGCGGGAAATACTTGGCTCCGATCATGGCCGACGAGCTCGAGCGTTTGGAACGCTTCGACGAACTCGGGACAGTGGCGGGACTGCTGACCGACGAGGTCAGGGACGAGCTGCTATCCATGTCGGCCTCCACGATGGATCGGTATCTGAAGCCGTTGCGCGCCGCTCGATACCCCTCGGCACTGTCCTCGACCAAGCCCGGGGCGATGCTGCGTTCGGAGATCCCGGTGCGGTGGTCGGGCACGCCCATGGAGCAGGAACCGGGGTTCTTCGAGATCGACACCGTCGCCCACTGCGGACACAGCCTCAAGGGCGAGTTCCTGTATTCGATCACCCTGACAGATGTGTTCACCGGGTGGACCGTGAACACGTGTGTGAAAAACCGTGCGCACAGCCATGTCGTGGCCGGGGTCGACCTGCTGGTCCGGTCCCTGCCCTACCCGATGCGGGCCCTGGATTTCGACAATGGCGGTGAATTCATCAACACCCAGCTCATCGAGTGGGCGCAGGAACGAAACATTGATCTGACTAGGGCGCGGGCGTATAAGCATAACGACAATGCGCATGTCGAGCAGCGAAATCGGGATTGGGTCCGTCGCCATGCCTTCAGGTTCCGCTACGAGGGTCCGGAGGAGATGGCCCTGCTCAATGAGCTCTGGGCGCTGGTGAACCAGCGCAAGAACCACCTGCTGCCGATGGTCAAGGCCAACGGCTACGGCACCGCACGTTCGGGTCGCAGGAAGCGGACTTATGACCGGCCGCGGACCGCGTACCAGCGCATCATGGATCTGGAGGCCATGGACCCGGAACATGCCAAGGCCCTGGCGGGCATCCACGGGGACCTGAATCCGGCGGCCATCACTCGCCGCATCAATGCCATCCAGAACCATCTCATCAACCGGGCCAAGATGCGCGCGCAGTCCGGGGATGCCCTATTTGGCGAGCAAATTAGTTGA
- a CDS encoding NAD-dependent epimerase/dehydratase family protein, with the protein MTNILLLGGTGWLGKTLSGLALDRGHQVTALARGTDPFVEGVDAVFSDRAMSEAYARVEHHDWDLVVELTSSPRFARAAIKRLGGKARNWVFVSSCSVYAEQSEAGADESADVLKPLDADDEEAESDYGRAKSACESLSLQTRAGRTLVVRPGLIGGPGDPSGRSSYWPLRFAESRDPVLVPADPDGLQWVQVIDVRDLAAFILDAGLAGHHGYVNAVGAQYQLVQVLQLARDAAASAGAAGTTKDGHTLHGYDLARMATDRVNPWAGPKSLPLVLPPGTEHEGFARRSDARALAMGLHRRSLRESFEDIVRADDGGGIRSLRLGLSAEEESALIAGR; encoded by the coding sequence ATGACTAATATTTTGCTGCTGGGTGGCACTGGTTGGCTGGGAAAAACGCTCAGTGGTCTCGCCTTGGACAGGGGTCACCAAGTCACGGCGCTCGCACGTGGGACCGACCCCTTTGTCGAGGGTGTCGACGCGGTCTTTTCCGACCGCGCCATGTCCGAAGCCTATGCCCGGGTGGAGCACCACGACTGGGATCTGGTGGTTGAGCTGACTTCTTCGCCGCGGTTTGCGCGCGCTGCAATCAAGCGGCTTGGCGGCAAGGCACGCAACTGGGTTTTCGTTTCCTCGTGCTCGGTGTACGCCGAGCAATCCGAGGCCGGTGCCGACGAGAGTGCCGATGTTCTCAAGCCCCTCGATGCCGACGACGAGGAAGCCGAATCGGATTATGGCCGGGCCAAGTCTGCGTGCGAGAGCTTGAGCCTGCAAACCCGCGCAGGCCGGACGCTCGTGGTCCGTCCGGGCTTGATCGGCGGTCCGGGAGACCCGAGCGGCCGCAGCAGCTATTGGCCGCTGCGTTTTGCCGAGTCGCGGGATCCCGTGCTGGTCCCGGCCGACCCGGACGGGCTGCAATGGGTGCAGGTCATCGACGTGCGCGACCTGGCGGCATTCATTCTTGACGCCGGATTGGCCGGGCACCATGGATACGTCAATGCCGTGGGAGCACAATACCAGCTGGTCCAGGTCCTGCAGCTGGCCCGGGACGCCGCCGCGTCCGCCGGCGCAGCCGGGACAACCAAGGACGGGCACACGCTCCACGGATACGACCTGGCACGGATGGCCACGGATCGGGTGAATCCCTGGGCAGGTCCCAAGTCGTTGCCGTTGGTGCTGCCGCCGGGAACCGAACACGAGGGCTTTGCGCGACGATCGGACGCCCGTGCACTGGCCATGGGCCTTCACCGACGCAGCCTGCGCGAGAGCTTTGAGGACATTGTACGCGCGGACGATGGCGGTGGGATCCGATCGCTGCGCTTGGGCCTGAGCGCGGAGGAAGAGTCGGCGCTCATCGCCGGCCGATGA
- a CDS encoding pyridoxal phosphate-dependent decarboxylase family protein: MTPQRPLAQTLSTPTRSLAGTAADHLLGTDTAERMAEEFGAAARLAARSIAAAAGPTTGPGPAALRARLDAVDLRTPLGNTAAALEEATELYLRDAVYFHHPRYAAHLNCPVALPAIAAEALVTTVNTSMDTWDQSAGATLIEQRLIDWAADLAGLGPDADGVFTSGGTASNLQAMLLARNTAVAGKPGSLPERLAGLRIYASADSHFSISTSASLLGLGAEAVVAVPVDGLHRMDAVALQAALAADRAAGLHALAIVATAGTTDFGAIDPLPGIGALAAEYGAWFHVDAAYGCGLLGSPRHRGLLAGIEAADSVTVDFHKSFFQPIGSSAILVRDRARLALVSHHAEYLNPAAEAGRAPNQVDKSLATTRRFDALKLWVTLRSIGAEALGTMFDTVMDLAAAAGTLVKEHPELELAAEVQLSTVVFRYVPALPVPDGDLEPLANEIRRALYESGEAMVAATTIEGVRHLKLTLLNPQTGIGDVAAILEAIVAHGRRISGERTLGQVQA, translated from the coding sequence ATGACGCCCCAACGTCCCCTGGCGCAAACCCTGTCCACCCCCACGCGATCCCTTGCGGGCACCGCCGCCGACCATCTGCTCGGCACTGACACTGCCGAACGCATGGCCGAGGAATTCGGCGCCGCCGCAAGGCTCGCGGCCCGATCCATCGCCGCCGCCGCGGGGCCGACCACCGGCCCCGGCCCGGCCGCGCTGCGCGCCCGGCTCGACGCGGTGGACCTGCGCACCCCGCTGGGCAACACCGCCGCCGCACTGGAGGAAGCCACCGAGCTGTACCTGCGCGACGCGGTCTATTTCCACCACCCGCGCTACGCCGCGCACCTGAACTGCCCCGTGGCGCTGCCCGCCATCGCCGCCGAGGCCCTGGTCACCACGGTGAACACCTCGATGGACACCTGGGACCAAAGCGCCGGCGCCACGCTCATTGAACAGCGGCTCATCGATTGGGCCGCGGATCTTGCCGGGCTCGGCCCGGACGCCGACGGGGTCTTCACCAGCGGCGGCACCGCCTCGAACCTGCAGGCGATGCTGCTGGCCCGCAACACGGCGGTTGCCGGCAAACCCGGAAGCCTGCCCGAACGCCTTGCCGGGCTGCGCATCTACGCCTCTGCGGACAGCCACTTCAGCATCTCCACCTCCGCGTCCCTGTTGGGGCTGGGCGCCGAGGCAGTTGTTGCAGTTCCCGTCGATGGCCTCCACCGGATGGATGCCGTGGCGCTTCAGGCCGCCCTGGCCGCCGACCGCGCGGCAGGGTTGCATGCGCTGGCCATCGTGGCCACCGCGGGCACCACCGATTTCGGGGCCATCGACCCGCTGCCGGGCATCGGGGCCCTGGCCGCCGAATACGGGGCCTGGTTCCACGTCGATGCCGCCTACGGCTGCGGGTTGCTCGGATCCCCGCGCCACCGTGGACTGCTCGCCGGAATCGAGGCCGCCGACTCGGTGACAGTGGATTTCCACAAGTCCTTCTTCCAGCCCATCGGCTCCAGCGCGATCCTCGTCCGCGACCGTGCCAGGCTCGCCCTGGTATCGCACCACGCCGAGTACCTGAACCCTGCCGCCGAGGCCGGGCGCGCACCCAACCAGGTCGACAAGTCCCTGGCCACCACGCGGCGCTTCGACGCGCTGAAGCTCTGGGTCACGCTGCGCTCGATCGGCGCCGAGGCCCTCGGGACGATGTTCGACACCGTGATGGACCTGGCCGCAGCGGCCGGCACCCTGGTGAAGGAGCACCCCGAACTCGAGCTCGCCGCAGAGGTCCAGCTCAGCACCGTCGTCTTCCGCTATGTTCCTGCCCTTCCCGTGCCCGACGGGGACCTCGAACCGCTGGCCAACGAAATCCGCAGGGCGCTCTACGAATCCGGGGAGGCCATGGTCGCTGCCACCACCATCGAGGGGGTCCGCCACCTCAAGCTCACGCTGCTGAACCCGCAGACCGGCATCGGAGACGTCGCCGCCATCCTGGAGGCCATCGTCGCCCACGGCCGCCGGATCTCCGGCGAGCGCACCCTGGGCCAGGTGCAGGCATGA
- a CDS encoding lysine N(6)-hydroxylase/L-ornithine N(5)-oxygenase family protein, with protein sequence MSNELFDTTRIYDAVGIGAGPFNLGFAALANPVPGLDVLVLESSEEFAWHPGMMLEGTHLQVPFMADLVTMADPSHPLSFLNHLKDTGRLYPFYIRENFYPLREEYNNYLRWAAARLPSVRFGAHVAAARHANGVYELDVHNAEGVHTVRTRRLVLGTGTVPYVPASVPECVLASGSVVHTSGYRSAREAIASGSRIAVVGSGQSAAEVFADLLGSLRPDQHLEWVTRSPRFFPLEYTKLTLEMTSPEYIDHFHGLPQGTRDALSARQKGLYKGINADLIDEIHEMLYRRQVSGHTPVTLRAATSLEGLGHRDGALQLHLRNQDDGGGFDTVADTLVLATGYTYREPAFLADLGARINRLPDGRLDVDRGYAVSDDADVLVQNAELHTHGFTAPDLGMGAYRNSVIINRILGHGHYAVEKRIGFQSFGSPAPGSPAPLTPTLEGAHA encoded by the coding sequence ATGAGTAACGAACTCTTCGACACCACCCGCATTTACGACGCCGTCGGCATCGGCGCCGGGCCCTTCAACCTCGGCTTCGCCGCGCTGGCCAACCCCGTGCCCGGACTCGACGTGTTGGTGCTCGAGAGCTCCGAGGAGTTCGCCTGGCACCCGGGCATGATGCTTGAGGGCACCCACCTGCAGGTGCCCTTCATGGCCGACCTGGTCACCATGGCCGATCCCTCCCACCCGCTCTCCTTCTTGAACCACCTCAAGGACACCGGACGCCTCTACCCGTTCTACATCCGCGAGAACTTCTACCCGCTGCGCGAGGAGTACAACAACTACCTGCGTTGGGCGGCCGCGCGCCTGCCCTCGGTGCGTTTCGGCGCCCACGTCGCCGCCGCCCGCCACGCGAACGGGGTGTACGAACTCGACGTGCACAACGCCGAGGGGGTGCACACCGTGCGCACCCGGCGCCTGGTGCTCGGCACCGGGACCGTCCCCTATGTGCCCGCATCCGTGCCCGAATGCGTGCTGGCCTCCGGGTCCGTGGTGCACACCAGCGGCTACCGCTCCGCCCGCGAGGCCATCGCCTCTGGATCCCGCATCGCGGTGGTGGGCAGCGGACAAAGTGCCGCGGAGGTCTTCGCCGACCTGCTCGGTTCGCTGCGCCCGGACCAGCACCTTGAATGGGTGACCCGCTCCCCGCGCTTCTTCCCGCTCGAATACACCAAGCTGACCCTGGAAATGACCTCGCCCGAGTACATCGACCACTTCCATGGGCTGCCACAAGGCACCCGCGATGCGCTCTCTGCCCGCCAGAAGGGACTCTACAAGGGCATCAACGCGGATTTGATCGATGAAATCCACGAAATGCTCTACCGCCGCCAGGTCTCCGGCCACACCCCTGTCACCCTGCGCGCGGCGACCTCGCTCGAAGGCCTGGGGCACCGGGACGGTGCCCTGCAATTGCACCTGCGCAACCAGGACGACGGCGGCGGCTTCGACACCGTCGCGGACACCCTGGTGCTGGCCACCGGCTACACCTACCGCGAGCCGGCGTTCCTGGCCGACCTCGGGGCACGCATCAACCGGCTGCCCGACGGACGGCTCGACGTGGACCGCGGGTACGCCGTCAGCGACGATGCCGACGTGTTGGTGCAAAACGCCGAACTGCATACCCACGGCTTCACCGCCCCGGACCTGGGCATGGGCGCCTACCGCAACTCGGTGATCATCAACCGGATCCTGGGCCACGGGCACTACGCCGTCGAAAAACGCATCGGCTTCCAGTCCTTCGGCAGCCCCGCCCCCGGTTCCCCGGCACCCCTCACCCCCACACTCGAAGGAGCCCACGCATGA
- a CDS encoding GNAT family N-acetyltransferase has product MMSTPAIVLPAARRTAPEATEFSFRRFDPAADAELLHGWVNTERAGYWGMLGSTVQEVGSAYRELNADPHHHVLLGLLPAGDLSAALEPVFLLEHYAPEHSVLAGRYAHRHGDAGMHLLLAGPGDGRSLPGFSAAAMEAALAHLFADPAVLRVVVEPDAANTAVHSLNSRLGFRPAARIQLPAGAGAPAKTALLSHCTRADFAAATGRPSTAAAHLSPGRWETANRHLLAKAIAEFTHERLLDPVPGDAGWTVSAGNHEYGFTATVHGLEHWVIDPDSLHVSIDGEPSAPDAAGFVLAFSDTLGLSATQLPVYLEEIGSTLASHCYKQLHSTASAAELAAGTGDAVGDFQRTEAAMTEGHPCFVANNGRLGLGANDFLSYAPETGGALALQWLAAHTSRASYSSLPGLDAESLLLSELGARQLARFRARIAESCAGSGLDPADFLLLPIHPWQWEHKLAISFAADVASGHLVHLGAGDDLYQPQQSIRTFFNRSAPARHYVKTALSVLNMGFMRGLSAAYMEATPAINAWLTSLFENDEELRHGNVGLLREIAAVGYSNPLFEAAGKDTPQRKMLAALWRESPAGLIEPGQQLATMASLLHLDSAGASLAAAHIRRSGLEATDWLARYFDAYLIPLVHCLCRYDLAFMPHGENVILVLQDSVPVRVLHKDLAEEIAILGDRQPLPPEVERIRAAVPESERRLVVFTDIVDCFLRFLAPALAREGVCSEDAFWATAAQRLLAYRERHPETAEAFDALELFAESFELSCLNRLQLRNNAQMLDLTDQSGGLIYAGTLANPLAGRGA; this is encoded by the coding sequence ATGATGTCCACCCCGGCCATTGTCCTGCCCGCGGCCCGCCGCACCGCACCGGAGGCCACCGAATTCAGCTTCCGCCGCTTCGACCCCGCCGCCGACGCCGAGCTGCTGCACGGCTGGGTCAACACCGAACGCGCCGGCTACTGGGGCATGCTCGGCTCCACCGTCCAGGAGGTCGGCAGCGCCTACCGGGAACTGAACGCCGATCCCCACCACCACGTGCTGCTGGGCCTGCTGCCCGCCGGGGACCTGTCAGCGGCACTCGAACCGGTGTTCCTGCTGGAGCACTACGCCCCGGAGCACTCGGTGCTCGCCGGCCGCTACGCGCACCGGCACGGGGATGCGGGCATGCACCTGCTGCTCGCCGGACCCGGCGACGGCAGGTCGCTGCCGGGCTTCAGCGCCGCTGCCATGGAGGCGGCGCTCGCCCACCTCTTCGCCGACCCCGCGGTGCTGCGCGTGGTGGTGGAGCCCGACGCCGCGAACACCGCCGTCCACTCGCTGAACTCGCGGCTCGGCTTCCGTCCGGCAGCCCGGATCCAGCTGCCCGCCGGTGCCGGGGCCCCGGCCAAGACCGCCCTGCTGTCCCACTGCACGCGGGCCGACTTTGCCGCAGCCACCGGGCGGCCCTCCACCGCAGCGGCGCACCTGTCCCCCGGACGCTGGGAGACGGCAAACCGGCACCTGCTGGCCAAGGCCATCGCCGAGTTCACCCACGAAAGACTGCTCGACCCGGTGCCCGGGGACGCAGGCTGGACGGTGTCCGCCGGCAACCACGAATACGGCTTCACCGCCACGGTGCACGGGCTCGAGCACTGGGTGATCGACCCCGACTCGCTGCACGTGTCCATCGACGGGGAACCCTCCGCCCCCGACGCCGCCGGCTTTGTGCTGGCCTTCAGCGACACCCTGGGCCTGTCCGCTACGCAGCTTCCGGTGTACCTCGAGGAGATCGGCAGCACGCTGGCTTCGCACTGCTACAAGCAGCTGCACTCCACCGCCAGCGCCGCCGAGCTGGCCGCCGGGACCGGGGACGCGGTGGGCGACTTCCAGCGGACCGAGGCGGCGATGACCGAGGGGCACCCCTGCTTCGTGGCCAACAACGGCCGCCTGGGCCTGGGTGCCAACGACTTCCTGTCCTACGCCCCGGAGACCGGGGGCGCGCTCGCGCTGCAGTGGCTGGCCGCGCACACTTCCCGCGCCAGCTACAGCTCCCTGCCGGGACTGGACGCCGAGTCCCTGCTGCTCTCCGAGCTCGGGGCGCGGCAGCTGGCCCGCTTCCGGGCGCGGATCGCCGAGTCCTGTGCCGGCAGCGGGCTGGATCCTGCCGACTTCCTGCTGTTGCCGATCCACCCCTGGCAGTGGGAACACAAGCTCGCGATCAGCTTCGCCGCCGACGTCGCCAGCGGGCACCTGGTGCACCTGGGTGCCGGGGATGACCTCTACCAGCCGCAGCAGTCGATCCGCACCTTCTTCAACCGCAGTGCACCGGCACGCCACTACGTGAAGACAGCGCTGTCGGTGCTGAACATGGGCTTCATGCGCGGGCTCTCGGCCGCCTACATGGAGGCGACCCCGGCCATCAACGCCTGGCTCACCTCGCTCTTCGAAAACGACGAGGAGCTGCGCCACGGCAACGTGGGGCTGTTGCGCGAGATCGCCGCCGTCGGCTATTCCAACCCGCTCTTCGAGGCGGCAGGGAAGGATACACCGCAGCGAAAGATGCTTGCCGCCCTCTGGCGCGAATCGCCCGCCGGACTCATCGAGCCCGGCCAGCAGCTGGCCACCATGGCTTCGCTGCTGCACCTGGATTCCGCCGGCGCGTCGCTGGCTGCGGCCCACATCCGCCGCTCGGGACTCGAAGCCACCGACTGGCTCGCCCGCTACTTCGACGCCTACCTCATCCCGCTGGTGCATTGCCTGTGCCGCTACGACCTGGCGTTCATGCCGCACGGGGAAAACGTCATCCTGGTGCTTCAGGACTCCGTGCCCGTCCGCGTGCTGCACAAGGACCTGGCCGAGGAGATCGCCATCCTCGGGGACAGGCAACCGCTGCCGCCGGAGGTCGAGCGGATCCGCGCCGCCGTCCCCGAGTCCGAGCGCAGACTGGTGGTCTTCACCGACATCGTCGACTGCTTCCTGCGCTTCCTTGCCCCGGCACTGGCCCGCGAAGGGGTTTGCAGCGAGGACGCGTTCTGGGCCACCGCGGCGCAGCGGCTGCTGGCCTACCGGGAACGCCACCCGGAAACGGCCGAAGCGTTCGACGCCCTGGAGCTCTTTGCCGAATCGTTCGAGCTCTCCTGCCTGAACCGGCTGCAGTTGCGCAACAACGCGCAGATGCTGGACCTCACCGACCAGTCCGGCGGGCTGATCTACGCCGGCACCCTGGCCAACCCGTTGGCCGGGCGCGGCGCCTAG